Below is a window of Perca fluviatilis chromosome 6, GENO_Pfluv_1.0, whole genome shotgun sequence DNA.
CTCCAACCGGTACCTGCGAGGCCAGAACCGTTTTATATTCATGCTGAACACGAGCATCAGTGACACTCTGACCGGCTTCTCGGTCTACTACCTCGGCCTCTTCGACGTCCAAGAGGGCTATCCCTCGAGGAATGGGACGTACTACATTTTACCCTCATTTCTAGGTGTCAACGTCTTAACCTTCCTCTTCGCTCAGTTTGACCGGTACTTCGCCGTGTGCCATCCATTCTTTTACAACCGCTATATAACGAGGTCTTTTGTTATTGGCATTTGCGCGTTTTGTTGGATTTACACATACTCTATCCTCACGGTGCAGAACATGGTGCCTATTTCAAAAGCGGCTCAAATAAACGCGTTTGGTGTAATGACTCTACAGATTATTGTACTCACTAAAGTGTTGATGACAATTAAGTTATACAACATAGCCAGGAACCACCTGGCGAGAGAGGCGCCCAGTGCCGAGAGAGATAACAAAAAGGAGTCGCTGCGCATCATTGTGTTTGTGGTTATTTGCTTCTTGGCTCTGTGGTGTCCATCCTTTGTCAATATAATTGTTAGACAGTTGACGAGTAATGGTCTCAGGTTTAGGAATGAAGCCACTAACCTGTTCGCCATCATGGCACGCCTGAACGCACTGGTGACCCCGGCTGTGTACATCTGGGGCAGCCCGGCGCTACGGAAGGCCCTGTGGAGAACAGTGTGGCGGAGGGTCTGTCCCTGCCGGACGGCAAGGTGAGAGTCGGTCAGAACACGTTAACGTGATTGAAAATGTCAATATTTAGATATAATGCCCGCGTTACGTGTTTTAGATCAAAtgagtatttgttttgtttgttgatttttgtgtgtgaattaGGACTGTCATACATAAATAGTATGTATTATGTTACAATTACGgtatctctcccccccccctccaccctctctctctctctcttattcaGAATTGGCTTTAACGTTGATGGAGTGACAAAGCAATTCTAATAAAGTCGCCAGAATCAACATCATCATAAGGTATCATAAAGATAATGGATTAAATGGCCAGATCACGCGGCTGACGTGAAAATGGCACATGTTTCAATCACTTTTGGACGAATGTATAGTTCTCGATCATCACGTTTTTAGAATGACTGAAACAAAACGCACTTGACGGATTGGGCAGTTGAACCTTTTTTGCGCGAGGATTCAGTTCAAAGGTGAAATATGGACTGTGTTTGGGATTAGGTGAAGAAAGTATGTGCCACTGTCATATTTGTCATGAACGCTTTCAACagaataaaaataacatttggATAACTGTTTTGTAACAACTGCCTCTATTGTTATTAGAATATGGattgtgtgttgttatttttgTGAA
It encodes the following:
- the LOC120561052 gene encoding C5a anaphylatoxin chemotactic receptor 1-like, translating into MPFNTTVPLSVDFKTPEDFLIFIFHILFATSAVLVAGSVVIAISSNRYLRGQNRFIFMLNTSISDTLTGFSVYYLGLFDVQEGYPSRNGTYYILPSFLGVNVLTFLFAQFDRYFAVCHPFFYNRYITRSFVIGICAFCWIYTYSILTVQNMVPISKAAQINAFGVMTLQIIVLTKVLMTIKLYNIARNHLAREAPSAERDNKKESLRIIVFVVICFLALWCPSFVNIIVRQLTSNGLRFRNEATNLFAIMARLNALVTPAVYIWGSPALRKALWRTVWRRVCPCRTAR